Proteins encoded within one genomic window of Couchioplanes caeruleus:
- a CDS encoding DMT family transporter: protein MTATTARPRRTTAALPLIAAGITMVLWASAFIAIRSIGLHYSPGSLALGRLAAGSLALTAVALLRPRSIPRGRPLLLVLAYGALWFGVYAIFINAAEHHLDAGTTALLVNVGPILIAVLAGVYLKEGFPRGLVTGLAIAFCGVAIIAAATSTGRRDMTGVLLALGAAALYAVGVVLQKQALTSVDPFTATWLGCLAGTAVCLPWAGTLIHELTVAPAAATLGVVYLGLFPTAVAFATWAYALHRMTAGQLSSSSYLVPAIAVLMSWALLGEVPTGLALAGGALCLLGVAVARSPGLAARRED, encoded by the coding sequence ATGACCGCCACGACCGCCCGGCCGCGCCGGACGACCGCCGCGCTGCCCCTGATCGCCGCCGGGATCACCATGGTCCTGTGGGCGTCCGCCTTCATCGCCATCCGCTCGATCGGCCTGCACTACAGCCCCGGGTCGCTCGCGCTCGGCCGGCTCGCCGCCGGGTCGCTCGCCCTCACCGCGGTCGCGCTGCTCAGGCCCCGGAGCATTCCGCGCGGCCGTCCCCTGCTGCTGGTCCTCGCGTACGGAGCCCTGTGGTTCGGCGTCTACGCGATCTTCATCAACGCCGCCGAGCACCATCTCGACGCCGGCACGACCGCGCTGCTGGTCAACGTGGGCCCGATCCTGATCGCGGTGCTCGCCGGCGTCTACCTCAAGGAGGGCTTCCCGCGCGGGCTGGTCACCGGCCTCGCCATCGCCTTCTGCGGCGTCGCCATCATCGCCGCGGCCACCTCCACCGGCCGCCGCGACATGACCGGAGTGCTGCTCGCGCTGGGCGCGGCCGCCCTCTACGCGGTCGGTGTGGTGCTGCAGAAACAGGCCCTGACCAGTGTGGATCCGTTCACCGCGACCTGGCTGGGCTGCCTGGCCGGAACCGCGGTCTGCCTGCCGTGGGCGGGCACGCTGATCCACGAGCTGACGGTCGCCCCGGCCGCGGCCACGCTGGGCGTCGTCTACCTCGGCCTGTTCCCGACCGCGGTCGCGTTCGCGACGTGGGCCTACGCCCTGCACCGGATGACCGCCGGGCAGCTCAGCTCCTCGTCGTACCTGGTGCCGGCAATCGCCGTCCTGATGTCCTGGGCGCTGCTGGGCGAGGTGCCGACCGGGCTCGCGCTGGCCGGCGGAGCGCTCTGCCTGCTCGGCGTGGCAGTGGCCCGGTCACCCGGCCTCGCCGCCCGCCGGGAGGACTAG
- a CDS encoding 4Fe-4S dicluster domain-containing protein, with the protein MAGANSLYGPLDPAPDAGHVDAPPRMGFFTDTSVCIGCKACEVACKEWNLVPDDGFNLLGTSYDNTGGLTANSWRHVAFIEQPATAAPPKGTTRFLGMPLRDLPGRTADAPRSDFRWLMMSNVCKHCTHAGCLDVCPTGALFRTEFGTVVVQEDICNGCGYCIPACPYGVIDQREDDGRAWKCTLCYDRIGDGLTPACAKACPTESIQYGELDELRGRARHRLEKLHEQGVTEARLYGHDPNDGVGGDGAFFLLLDEPEVYGLPPDPVVPTRDLKAMWKRAGLAGLAMAAAVVVSFAGRRP; encoded by the coding sequence GTGGCCGGAGCGAACAGCCTCTACGGGCCGCTGGACCCGGCGCCCGACGCCGGCCACGTGGACGCGCCGCCGCGGATGGGCTTCTTCACCGACACGAGCGTCTGCATCGGATGCAAGGCGTGCGAGGTGGCGTGCAAGGAGTGGAACCTCGTCCCCGACGACGGCTTCAACCTTCTCGGCACGTCCTACGACAACACCGGAGGCTTGACCGCCAACTCGTGGCGCCACGTCGCCTTCATCGAACAGCCCGCCACCGCCGCGCCGCCGAAGGGCACGACCCGGTTCCTGGGGATGCCGTTGCGGGACCTTCCTGGCCGCACGGCCGACGCGCCGCGCAGCGACTTCCGCTGGCTGATGATGTCCAACGTGTGCAAGCACTGCACCCACGCCGGATGCCTGGACGTGTGCCCGACCGGCGCCCTGTTCCGCACCGAGTTCGGCACGGTCGTGGTGCAGGAGGACATCTGCAACGGCTGTGGCTACTGCATTCCGGCCTGCCCGTACGGCGTCATCGACCAGCGCGAGGACGACGGCCGCGCGTGGAAGTGCACCCTCTGCTACGACCGCATCGGCGACGGCCTGACGCCGGCGTGTGCGAAGGCCTGCCCGACCGAGTCCATCCAGTACGGCGAACTCGACGAGCTCCGTGGCCGCGCCCGCCACCGCCTCGAGAAGCTCCACGAGCAGGGCGTCACCGAGGCACGCCTGTACGGCCACGACCCGAACGACGGCGTCGGCGGCGACGGCGCCTTCTTCCTGCTGCTCGACGAGCCGGAGGTCTACGGCCTGCCGCCGGACCCGGTGGTGCCCACCCGCGACCTGAAGGCGATGTGGAAACGCGCCGGACTGGCCGGGCTCGCCATGGCCGCCGCCGTCGTGGTGTCGTTCGCGGGACGCCGCCCATGA
- the fdh gene encoding formate dehydrogenase, whose amino-acid sequence MGVRTWIRDWPVYRQLTGPDPLGRGAAAQSGRSRSLTARTETADSTARSVCPYCAVGCGQRISVKDGEVVQIEGDPDSPISRGRLCPKGSASKSLVTSDRRQRKVLYRRPYGTDWEELDLDTAMSMIADRVLAAREQTWQDADADGRPLNRTTGISSLGGATLDNEENYLIKKLFTALGAIQIENQARIUHSATVPGLGTSFGRGGATGFLQDLANADCIVIQGSNMAEAHPVGFQYVVEAKNRGAKVIHIDPRFTRTSALAHTFVPVRAGADIAFLGGVINYILTHEKDFREYVLAYTNASMLVGEDFQDTEDLGGLFSGYDPETRVYDQSSWQYAGQRKHGQEEDESRIDRETAAGLEQESHGPPIPAGVPRDPTLSDPRCVYQVLKRHYARYTPEAVERLCGVPEDKFLEVCEAWTANSGRERTTALVYSVGWTQHSVGVQYIRAGAIIQLLLGNMGRPGGGVMALRGHASIQGSTDIPTLFNLLPGYLPMPHHKRHETFRQWVDTIRRPDQKGFWAHAEAYAVSLLKAYFGDAATAANDFGYGWLPRLTGDHGTYQQVLDMIDGKIKGYFLLGQNPAVGSAHGRAQRLGMANLDWLVVRDLFMIESATFWKDGPEVATGEIVPERCRTEVFFLPAASHVEKEGTFTQTQRMLQWREKAVEPPGDCRSELWFFYHLGRLLRERLAGSTAGRDQGLLRLTWDYPLHGARGDEPDAETVLKEINGFDVATGRPLSTFTELRPDGSTAGGCWIYTGVYAGGVNRAARRKPRTEQDWVAREWGWVWPADRRTLYNRASADPDGRPWSERKRYVWWDEEAGEWTGFDVPDFERTKPPSYRPPPGATGVEAIAGDDAFIMQGDGKGWLYAPSGLIDGPLPTHYEPAESTVRNPLYAQQANPTRKVYDRSDNLTNPSPDTTVFPYVFSTSRLTEHHTAGAMSRQLAYLSELQPEMFVEVSPDLAAERGLEHLGWAHIVTARAAIEARVLVTERLRPLRIEDRVVHQLWLPYHWGGEGLVTGDSANDLIGITLDPNVLIQESKVGTCDIRPGRRPTGPELLAYVRSYRRRAGLEPAVTDDEPGES is encoded by the coding sequence ATGGGCGTCCGTACGTGGATCCGGGACTGGCCGGTCTACCGGCAGCTCACCGGCCCCGACCCGCTGGGCCGGGGCGCGGCGGCGCAGTCCGGCCGGTCCCGGAGCCTCACGGCGCGCACCGAGACGGCCGACTCGACGGCCCGGTCCGTGTGCCCGTACTGCGCCGTCGGGTGCGGCCAGCGGATCTCCGTGAAGGACGGCGAGGTCGTCCAGATCGAGGGTGACCCGGACAGCCCGATCTCCCGGGGCCGGCTGTGCCCCAAGGGCTCGGCCAGCAAGAGCCTGGTCACCAGTGACCGCCGCCAGCGCAAGGTCCTCTACCGCCGGCCGTACGGCACGGACTGGGAGGAGCTCGACCTCGACACGGCGATGTCCATGATCGCCGACCGGGTCCTCGCCGCGCGCGAGCAGACCTGGCAGGACGCCGACGCCGACGGCCGGCCGCTGAACCGCACGACCGGCATCTCCAGCCTGGGCGGTGCCACGCTGGACAACGAAGAGAACTACCTGATCAAGAAGCTCTTCACCGCGCTCGGCGCCATCCAGATCGAGAACCAGGCGCGTATTTGACACTCCGCCACCGTCCCCGGTCTGGGGACCAGCTTCGGCCGTGGCGGGGCCACCGGATTCCTCCAGGATCTGGCCAACGCCGACTGCATCGTCATCCAGGGCTCCAACATGGCGGAGGCCCACCCCGTGGGTTTCCAGTACGTGGTGGAGGCGAAGAACCGCGGTGCCAAGGTCATCCACATCGACCCGCGGTTCACCCGGACCAGCGCGCTGGCGCACACCTTCGTGCCGGTGCGCGCCGGTGCCGACATCGCGTTCCTGGGCGGCGTGATCAACTACATCCTCACCCACGAGAAGGACTTCCGGGAGTACGTGCTCGCGTACACCAACGCGTCCATGCTGGTCGGTGAGGACTTCCAGGACACCGAGGATCTCGGCGGGCTGTTCTCCGGCTACGACCCCGAGACCCGTGTGTACGACCAGAGCAGCTGGCAGTACGCGGGCCAGCGGAAGCACGGCCAGGAAGAGGACGAGTCCCGCATCGACCGGGAGACCGCCGCCGGGCTCGAGCAGGAGTCGCACGGCCCGCCGATCCCCGCCGGCGTACCCCGCGACCCGACGCTGAGTGATCCGCGCTGCGTCTACCAGGTGCTCAAGCGGCACTACGCCCGCTACACGCCGGAGGCCGTCGAGCGGCTCTGCGGCGTGCCCGAGGACAAGTTCCTCGAGGTCTGCGAGGCGTGGACCGCCAACTCCGGCCGCGAGCGGACGACCGCGCTGGTCTACTCGGTCGGCTGGACCCAGCACAGCGTCGGCGTGCAGTACATCCGCGCCGGCGCGATCATCCAGCTCCTGCTCGGCAACATGGGCCGGCCCGGCGGCGGCGTGATGGCACTGCGCGGGCACGCCAGCATCCAGGGGTCCACCGACATCCCGACCCTGTTCAACCTGCTGCCCGGCTACCTGCCGATGCCGCACCACAAGAGACACGAGACGTTCCGGCAGTGGGTCGACACCATTCGGCGCCCGGATCAGAAGGGCTTCTGGGCCCACGCGGAGGCCTACGCGGTCAGCCTGCTCAAGGCCTACTTCGGCGACGCCGCCACCGCCGCAAACGACTTCGGGTACGGATGGCTGCCCCGGCTCACCGGCGATCACGGCACCTACCAACAGGTTCTCGACATGATCGACGGCAAGATCAAGGGCTACTTCCTGCTGGGACAGAACCCGGCGGTCGGCTCCGCGCACGGTCGCGCCCAGCGCCTCGGCATGGCCAACCTGGACTGGCTGGTGGTCCGCGACCTGTTCATGATCGAGAGCGCGACGTTCTGGAAGGACGGCCCCGAGGTCGCCACCGGCGAGATCGTGCCCGAGCGGTGCAGGACCGAGGTCTTCTTCCTGCCGGCGGCCTCGCACGTGGAGAAGGAGGGAACCTTCACCCAGACCCAGCGGATGCTGCAGTGGCGCGAGAAGGCCGTCGAGCCGCCCGGCGACTGCCGCTCCGAGCTGTGGTTCTTCTACCACCTCGGCCGCCTCCTGCGCGAGCGGCTGGCCGGGTCCACCGCCGGGCGCGACCAGGGCCTGCTTCGCCTGACCTGGGACTATCCGCTGCACGGCGCGCGCGGCGACGAACCCGACGCCGAGACGGTCCTCAAGGAGATCAACGGCTTCGACGTGGCCACCGGGCGGCCCCTGTCCACCTTCACCGAGCTGCGGCCGGACGGCTCCACCGCCGGCGGCTGCTGGATCTACACCGGCGTCTACGCGGGCGGCGTCAACCGGGCGGCACGCCGCAAGCCGCGAACCGAGCAGGACTGGGTGGCCCGCGAATGGGGCTGGGTGTGGCCGGCCGACCGGCGCACGCTCTACAACCGCGCGTCCGCCGACCCCGACGGCCGCCCCTGGTCCGAGCGCAAGAGATACGTGTGGTGGGACGAAGAGGCCGGGGAGTGGACCGGCTTCGACGTGCCCGACTTCGAGAGGACGAAGCCACCGTCGTACCGGCCGCCGCCGGGCGCGACCGGCGTCGAGGCGATCGCCGGCGACGACGCGTTCATCATGCAGGGCGACGGGAAGGGCTGGCTCTACGCGCCCAGCGGGCTGATCGACGGCCCTCTGCCGACCCACTACGAGCCGGCCGAGTCGACGGTGCGCAACCCGCTCTACGCGCAGCAGGCCAACCCGACCCGTAAGGTCTACGACCGGTCGGACAACCTGACCAACCCGAGCCCGGACACCACGGTCTTCCCGTACGTGTTCAGCACGAGCCGGCTCACCGAGCACCACACCGCCGGGGCGATGAGCCGTCAGCTCGCGTACCTGTCGGAGCTGCAACCGGAGATGTTCGTCGAGGTGTCGCCGGACCTCGCCGCCGAGCGCGGGCTGGAGCACCTCGGCTGGGCGCACATCGTCACGGCCCGGGCGGCGATCGAGGCCCGGGTCCTGGTCACCGAGCGGCTGCGGCCGCTGCGCATCGAGGACCGCGTCGTGCACCAGCTCTGGCTGCCGTACCACTGGGGCGGCGAGGGCCTCGTCACCGGCGACTCGGCCAACGACCTCATCGGCATCACGCTCGACCCGAACGTCCTGATCCAGGAGAGCAAGGTCGGCACGTGCGACATCCGGCCGGGCCGGCGACCCACCGGGCCCGAGCTCCTCGCGTACGTGCGAAGCTACCGCCGGCGCGCGGGCCTCGAGCCCGCGGTGACCGACGACGAGCCGGGGGAGAGCTGA
- a CDS encoding phosphoribosyltransferase, with product MSECCFTDRSAAGRRLGAMVARHLGNFGLVRRPLVLALPRGGVPVAARVAAAVGADLDLVVARKIGAPGRPELGVGAIAEDGEPVFDDELLATLGLTPPDLSGIVEAERRELARRIEVYRDGQPPPEVTDRLAIVVDDGVATGVTARAALRWLRSRGAHPLVLAAPVCSREADHSLAADADLVICLERPARFGAVGRFYEDFAQLTDADVRECTAVRDRQDHAVSHRR from the coding sequence GTGTCTGAGTGCTGCTTCACCGACCGCTCCGCGGCGGGACGACGACTGGGTGCCATGGTGGCCCGCCACCTCGGCAACTTCGGCCTGGTCCGGCGCCCGCTCGTGCTGGCGCTACCGCGCGGCGGCGTGCCGGTCGCCGCGCGGGTCGCGGCCGCCGTCGGTGCCGACCTCGACCTCGTCGTCGCGCGCAAGATCGGCGCGCCGGGCCGGCCGGAGCTCGGCGTCGGGGCGATCGCCGAGGACGGCGAGCCGGTCTTCGATGACGAGTTGCTCGCGACGCTGGGGCTCACGCCGCCGGACCTGTCCGGGATCGTCGAGGCCGAACGTCGCGAGCTGGCCCGCCGGATCGAGGTCTACCGGGACGGCCAGCCCCCGCCGGAGGTCACCGACCGGCTGGCGATCGTGGTGGACGACGGGGTGGCGACCGGGGTGACCGCCCGGGCGGCCCTGCGCTGGCTCCGGTCGCGCGGGGCGCATCCGCTCGTGCTGGCCGCGCCGGTCTGCTCGCGCGAGGCGGACCACTCGCTGGCCGCCGACGCCGACCTGGTGATCTGCCTGGAGCGGCCGGCGCGCTTCGGCGCGGTAGGCCGCTTCTACGAGGACTTCGCGCAGCTCACCGACGCCGACGTGCGCGAATGCACGGCCGTGCGGGACCGTCAGGATCACGCCGTGTCGCACCGGCGATGA
- a CDS encoding erythromycin esterase family protein: MSRYGDQVASLAAELTDPGDLDALLDRARGARVVMLGEASHGTHEYYTWRCAVTRRLIEELGFSFVAVEGDWPDCERVDRSVRALPGSPEDPREALLAYDRWPTWMWANEEVVDFCRWLRAHNATREPKVGFHGLDVYSLWESMREILVYLREHDPEGVPAALDAYRCFEPYAEDPQSYAWATRFVGATCEREVVDLLVGLRSRAASQSGEFATWQNAEVVVGAERYYRAMVNGGPDSWNIRDRHMDETLDRLLGHYGPDARAVVWAHNTHVGDSRATDQTLHGEVTIGELARDRYGADRVLLVGFGGHRGTVVAGHAWGAPMEVMGVPPARPDSLEDVLHATAPSPALLVFPPVDDQPPLLTDELTHRAIGVVYRPERERWGNYVPTILGERYDAFLWFDDTSAVRPLHTLRVDVREPEAFPSGV, translated from the coding sequence ATGTCCCGCTACGGCGACCAGGTCGCCTCGCTGGCGGCCGAGCTCACCGATCCCGGTGACCTCGACGCTCTCCTCGACCGTGCCCGCGGCGCGCGGGTGGTCATGCTCGGCGAGGCCAGCCACGGTACGCACGAGTACTACACCTGGCGGTGCGCCGTCACCCGGCGCCTGATCGAGGAGCTGGGCTTCTCCTTCGTCGCCGTCGAGGGGGACTGGCCCGACTGCGAGCGCGTCGACCGCAGCGTACGGGCGCTGCCCGGCTCGCCGGAGGATCCGCGGGAGGCGCTGCTGGCGTACGACCGGTGGCCGACCTGGATGTGGGCCAACGAGGAGGTCGTCGACTTCTGCCGGTGGCTGCGCGCACACAATGCGACCCGGGAGCCGAAGGTGGGCTTCCACGGGCTCGACGTGTACTCGCTCTGGGAGTCGATGCGCGAGATCCTCGTGTACCTGCGCGAGCACGACCCCGAAGGGGTGCCGGCCGCGCTGGACGCGTACCGATGCTTCGAGCCGTACGCGGAGGACCCGCAGTCGTACGCCTGGGCGACCCGCTTCGTCGGCGCCACCTGCGAGCGTGAGGTGGTCGACCTGCTGGTCGGCCTGCGTTCCCGGGCGGCGTCGCAGTCCGGCGAGTTCGCCACCTGGCAGAACGCCGAGGTCGTCGTGGGCGCCGAGCGGTACTACCGGGCGATGGTCAACGGCGGGCCGGACTCGTGGAACATCCGTGACCGGCACATGGACGAGACCCTGGACCGCCTGCTCGGCCACTACGGGCCGGACGCGAGGGCGGTCGTCTGGGCGCACAACACCCACGTCGGCGACTCCCGGGCGACCGACCAGACGCTGCACGGCGAGGTGACCATCGGCGAGCTGGCCCGGGACCGTTACGGCGCCGACCGGGTGCTGCTGGTGGGCTTCGGCGGGCACCGCGGCACCGTCGTGGCCGGCCACGCCTGGGGCGCGCCGATGGAGGTCATGGGCGTGCCGCCCGCCCGCCCGGACTCGCTGGAGGACGTCCTGCACGCGACGGCGCCCAGCCCGGCGCTCCTCGTCTTCCCGCCGGTCGACGACCAGCCGCCGCTGCTGACCGACGAGCTGACCCACCGCGCGATCGGTGTGGTCTACCGCCCGGAGCGCGAGCGCTGGGGAAACTACGTCCCGACGATCCTCGGCGAGCGGTACGACGCCTTCCTGTGGTTCGACGACACCAGCGCCGTCCGCCCGTTGCACACCCTGAGAGTCGACGTGCGCGAGCCGGAGGCGTTCCCCTCCGGTGTCTGA
- a CDS encoding SRPBCC family protein, which translates to MSTIAISTPSDTELVMSRSFDAPKELVFAAHTQPEHIRHWWGRGNPLDVTIDFRVGGTWRFVETADAQQHAFRGEFREIQAPDTFTWTFEYEPMAGHVAVERYVFTEQDGKTTVTSTTTFTSQADRDGMIESGMEAGAEQSYAALDAYLAKLKG; encoded by the coding sequence GTGAGCACCATCGCCATCAGCACCCCGTCCGACACCGAGCTCGTCATGAGCCGCTCGTTCGACGCACCGAAGGAGCTGGTCTTCGCCGCGCACACGCAGCCCGAGCACATCCGGCACTGGTGGGGCCGGGGCAACCCGCTCGACGTCACCATCGACTTCCGGGTCGGGGGCACCTGGCGCTTCGTCGAGACCGCCGACGCTCAGCAGCACGCCTTCCGCGGCGAGTTCCGCGAGATCCAGGCGCCGGACACCTTCACCTGGACCTTCGAGTACGAGCCCATGGCCGGGCACGTCGCCGTCGAGCGCTACGTCTTCACCGAACAGGACGGCAAGACCACGGTGACCAGCACGACGACGTTCACCTCCCAGGCCGACCGGGACGGCATGATCGAGTCGGGCATGGAGGCCGGTGCCGAGCAGAGCTACGCCGCGCTGGACGCCTACCTTGCCAAACTGAAGGGCTGA
- the nrfD gene encoding NrfD/PsrC family molybdoenzyme membrane anchor subunit has protein sequence MVPPADFRSYYGRPIVKAPVWHHDIAAYLFTGGLAAGSALLAAGGDATGRPALRRAGRLTALGALGASTYFLIHDLGRPERFANMLRVAKPTSPMSMGTWILSAFGAAAGTSAVAEAAPLLPRRGVPGLVRRVLSPIGTAGQYGAAVLAPALATYTAVLLADTATPSWHEAYPDLPFVFAGSALASGAGVGLLAAPGDRANPARRMAVCGAAMELYGTHRIETGLGLLSEPYRQGRAGRLLKAGRLLTAAGAAGALLGRRSTVVSALSGLSMLAASLATRFGVFDGGVASAKDPRYTVVPQRERLAQRRGDHPTQ, from the coding sequence ATGGTGCCGCCGGCGGACTTCCGTTCCTACTACGGGCGGCCGATCGTCAAGGCGCCGGTGTGGCATCACGACATCGCGGCGTACCTGTTCACCGGCGGGCTGGCGGCAGGATCGGCCCTGCTCGCGGCCGGCGGCGACGCCACCGGACGGCCCGCGCTGCGCCGCGCCGGCCGGCTGACCGCGCTGGGCGCGCTCGGCGCCAGCACCTACTTCCTGATCCACGACCTCGGCCGTCCCGAACGCTTCGCGAACATGCTGCGGGTCGCGAAGCCCACCTCGCCCATGTCCATGGGTACGTGGATCCTCAGCGCCTTCGGTGCGGCCGCCGGCACGTCGGCCGTCGCGGAGGCGGCACCGTTGCTGCCGCGGCGGGGCGTGCCGGGCCTCGTGCGCCGCGTCCTGTCCCCGATCGGCACCGCCGGCCAGTACGGCGCCGCCGTCCTCGCTCCGGCGCTGGCGACGTACACGGCGGTGCTGCTCGCCGACACGGCGACGCCGAGCTGGCACGAGGCGTACCCGGATCTGCCCTTCGTCTTCGCCGGCAGCGCGCTGGCCAGCGGCGCCGGGGTGGGTCTGCTGGCCGCACCCGGCGACCGGGCGAACCCGGCCCGTCGCATGGCCGTGTGCGGCGCGGCGATGGAGCTGTACGGCACCCACCGCATCGAGACCGGCCTGGGCCTGCTCAGCGAGCCCTACCGGCAGGGGCGGGCGGGCCGGCTGCTGAAGGCCGGCCGCCTGCTGACGGCGGCCGGTGCGGCGGGGGCCCTGCTCGGGCGGCGCAGCACGGTGGTGTCGGCACTGTCCGGTCTGTCCATGCTGGCCGCGTCGCTGGCGACCCGCTTCGGCGTTTTCGACGGCGGCGTCGCCTCGGCGAAGGACCCCCGGTACACGGTCGTCCCGCAGCGCGAACGCCTGGCGCAGCGCCGCGGAGATCACCCCACACAGTGA
- a CDS encoding TetR/AcrR family transcriptional regulator has translation MSERPVSRGVGKRAAQRLTADDWTAAALEAMAGGGLAAIAVEPLAARLGATKGSFYWHFANRDALIEAAVLRWEREHTDAVIGLVDAEPEPLGRLRLLIGLVLDSTVVPDEGSIELAMLATADHPHVAPVLARVTERRVAYTAGLFAALGWPAEEARRRGLLAVTAYLGYAQLAHVAPGTLPTAEAERRRYVDQVVDLLTAPDA, from the coding sequence ATGAGCGAGCGACCTGTTTCCCGGGGCGTCGGAAAGCGCGCGGCACAGCGGCTGACCGCCGACGACTGGACGGCGGCGGCCCTGGAGGCGATGGCCGGCGGGGGCCTCGCGGCGATCGCGGTGGAGCCGCTCGCGGCCCGGCTCGGCGCCACGAAGGGCAGCTTCTACTGGCACTTCGCCAACCGGGACGCCCTGATCGAGGCGGCCGTGCTGCGATGGGAGCGCGAGCACACGGACGCGGTCATCGGCCTCGTCGACGCCGAACCCGAGCCTCTGGGCCGGCTCCGGCTGCTCATCGGCCTGGTCCTCGACTCCACCGTGGTGCCGGACGAGGGCTCCATCGAGCTGGCGATGCTGGCCACCGCCGACCACCCGCACGTCGCGCCGGTGCTGGCCCGGGTGACCGAGCGGCGGGTGGCGTACACGGCCGGGCTGTTCGCGGCGCTCGGCTGGCCGGCCGAGGAGGCTCGGCGCCGGGGGCTGCTGGCGGTGACCGCGTACCTCGGCTACGCGCAGCTCGCGCACGTCGCGCCCGGCACTCTGCCGACCGCCGAGGCGGAGCGCCGCCGCTACGTCGACCAGGTGGTCGACCTGCTCACGGCCCCCGACGCCTGA
- a CDS encoding DUF2867 domain-containing protein — MTATVRNVHERELPVPAAVVGRLLDRMGADDDPLWPVPAWVPMRFDRPLGVGADGGHGPVRYHVTGYEPGRRVELTFHPRTGLIGTHTLEIEGRGPHSCVLRHRLVARPVASMRLLWPALVRVCHDTVIEHLLDNAERAVTGTVARPVRYPWRARLAVSLESARVRAVPVPAATLLHGTIDRPELADAFALRVPPGTTTDPQDWADAVFRNPPRVVVGLLRLRNRLVVPLGIERGDESAFATITRTDREVVLGTDAGHLDFRAGVLVEPDGDGTTVTVTTLAATRSRAGRAYLAVVRLVHPLVVRAMLRHAGRTTVAPWRSSGPARVTARTPT, encoded by the coding sequence ATGACAGCCACGGTACGCAACGTCCACGAACGAGAGTTGCCGGTTCCCGCGGCGGTGGTGGGCCGCCTGCTCGACCGGATGGGCGCCGACGACGACCCGCTCTGGCCGGTGCCCGCCTGGGTGCCGATGCGCTTCGACCGGCCGCTCGGCGTCGGCGCCGACGGCGGGCACGGCCCGGTCCGCTACCACGTCACCGGCTACGAGCCCGGCCGCCGGGTGGAGCTCACCTTCCACCCGCGCACCGGGCTGATCGGCACCCACACCCTGGAGATCGAGGGGCGCGGCCCGCATTCCTGCGTGCTGCGGCACCGGCTCGTCGCCCGCCCGGTCGCAAGCATGCGGCTCCTCTGGCCCGCCCTCGTCCGCGTCTGCCACGACACCGTCATCGAGCATCTTCTGGACAACGCCGAACGCGCCGTCACCGGCACCGTCGCCCGTCCCGTTCGGTACCCGTGGCGGGCCCGGCTCGCCGTCAGCCTGGAGAGCGCGCGGGTGCGGGCCGTGCCGGTGCCCGCCGCGACCCTGCTGCACGGCACGATCGACCGGCCGGAGCTGGCCGACGCCTTCGCGCTGCGAGTGCCGCCCGGCACCACCACCGACCCGCAGGACTGGGCGGACGCGGTGTTCCGCAACCCGCCCCGGGTGGTGGTCGGGCTGCTGCGCCTGCGCAACCGGCTGGTCGTCCCGCTGGGCATCGAGCGCGGCGACGAGTCGGCCTTCGCCACCATCACCCGTACGGACCGCGAAGTGGTGCTCGGCACCGACGCCGGCCACCTCGACTTCCGGGCCGGTGTGCTCGTCGAGCCGGACGGCGACGGCACGACGGTCACCGTGACCACCCTGGCGGCGACCCGGTCCCGCGCCGGGCGTGCCTACCTCGCCGTCGTGCGCCTGGTGCACCCGCTGGTGGTCAGGGCGATGCTGCGCCACGCCGGCCGGACCACCGTCGCGCCGTGGCGGTCCTCCGGGCCGGCCCGGGTCACTGCCCGGACACCCACCTGA
- a CDS encoding ArsR/SmtB family transcription factor has product MTADPLSGLFAALADPTRRAILARLARGEATVAELGAPFPISAQAISKHLNVLERAGLIVRTREAQWRRVRIEPTPLRDIAGWVAQYRRLWEERYDTLGSYLDTLQQEQKEES; this is encoded by the coding sequence ATGACAGCGGATCCCCTCAGCGGCCTCTTCGCCGCCCTCGCCGACCCGACCCGCCGGGCGATCCTCGCCCGGCTGGCCCGGGGCGAGGCGACCGTCGCCGAGCTGGGTGCCCCGTTCCCGATCAGCGCCCAGGCGATCTCCAAGCACCTCAACGTGCTGGAGCGCGCGGGCCTGATCGTGCGGACCCGCGAGGCGCAGTGGCGGCGCGTGCGGATCGAGCCCACGCCGCTGCGGGACATCGCGGGCTGGGTCGCGCAATACCGGCGACTCTGGGAGGAGCGCTACGACACGCTCGGCAGCTACCTGGACACCCTGCAGCAGGAGCAGAAGGAGGAGTCGTGA